One stretch of Roseimicrobium sp. ORNL1 DNA includes these proteins:
- a CDS encoding acylphosphatase, with amino-acid sequence MAARQVFYKGKVQGVGFRYTVKRIAGGFEVVGWVKNLPDGRVELQAMSHDPEELEAFLEEIENSSLGGNIKNVESHDIPDLAGVRGFSITH; translated from the coding sequence ATGGCAGCCAGACAGGTATTTTATAAGGGCAAGGTGCAGGGCGTGGGATTCCGGTACACGGTGAAGCGCATCGCGGGCGGGTTTGAAGTGGTGGGTTGGGTGAAGAATCTTCCGGATGGCCGCGTCGAGCTGCAGGCCATGTCCCACGACCCTGAGGAACTTGAAGCCTTTCTGGAAGAAATTGAGAACAGCTCACTGGGCGGAAACATCAAAAATGTGGAGTCTCATGACATTCCGGACCTCGCGGGTGTCAGAGGATTCAGCATCACCCACTGA
- a CDS encoding ABC transporter ATP-binding protein codes for MESTSQAPPLAVEVEHLTKTFKTGFRTAPLVAVQDLSFSVHQGEVYGLIGPNGCGKSTSMKVMLGLLRATAGTVRIFGESSEMVAGRADIGFLPENPYFYKHLSGRETLLFYGKLCGLRGSELKDRTEEMLKLTGLQHAADRRVGGYSKGMLQRVGLGQALIHGPRLLILDEPTAGVDPVASRRIRDLILELKERGITIVVTSHLLEQMQQVCDRVGIMSNGTMVREGVLDDLISVENQTEILLENASPQTLAAIRALVEKDGTAERTRIVSMGKPRTTLEKLFLECTTQTGEEDKS; via the coding sequence ATGGAATCAACCTCACAAGCCCCACCGCTCGCGGTGGAAGTGGAGCACCTGACCAAGACCTTCAAGACAGGCTTCCGCACTGCCCCGCTGGTGGCAGTGCAGGATCTCTCCTTCAGCGTGCATCAGGGCGAGGTCTACGGGCTCATCGGACCCAACGGCTGCGGCAAGTCCACCTCCATGAAGGTGATGCTCGGCCTGCTGCGAGCTACTGCGGGGACCGTGCGCATTTTTGGCGAGAGCAGCGAAATGGTCGCCGGTCGCGCCGACATCGGTTTCCTGCCGGAGAATCCCTATTTCTACAAGCACCTGAGCGGACGCGAGACCCTCCTCTTCTACGGAAAGCTCTGCGGCCTCCGAGGCTCCGAGCTCAAGGACCGTACCGAGGAAATGCTGAAGCTCACCGGCCTGCAACATGCCGCCGACCGCCGCGTGGGCGGCTATTCGAAGGGGATGCTGCAGCGTGTCGGTCTCGGCCAGGCCCTCATCCACGGGCCACGCCTTCTCATCCTGGATGAACCTACCGCCGGCGTGGACCCGGTGGCCTCTCGCCGCATCCGCGACCTGATCCTGGAACTGAAGGAACGCGGCATCACCATTGTGGTCACCTCCCACCTCCTGGAGCAGATGCAGCAGGTATGCGACCGCGTGGGCATCATGTCGAACGGCACCATGGTGCGCGAGGGGGTTCTTGATGACCTCATCTCCGTGGAGAACCAGACAGAAATCCTCCTGGAAAACGCCTCACCCCAGACCCTGGCAGCCATTCGCGCCCTGGTGGAAAAGGACGGCACCGCTGAACGCACCCGCATCGTCTCCATGGGCAAGCCCCGTACCACCTTGGAAAAACTCTTCCTCGAATGCACCACCCAGACCGGCGAGGAGGACAAGTCATGA
- a CDS encoding metallophosphoesterase family protein yields MRYAIFGDIHANWEALMTVMGDSQEQGCTHYVCVGDIVGYNADPGECLDYVRSLNCPVVKGNHDEEATQDRTLDELNPLAESALLWTRQKLTEDQKQWLRELKLVRQVRDFTIVHATLDSPGSWAYVANRFDAMASFSYQFTQLCFYGHTHAPRIYEKDDTVRCLRDTDTTLRRGVKYFINVGSVGQPRDGDWRSSYAIYDVEKQTVNIRRLEYDLRTTQQKIRDAGLPTILAERLALGR; encoded by the coding sequence ATGCGCTACGCCATCTTTGGAGACATACACGCCAACTGGGAAGCTCTCATGACCGTCATGGGAGATTCCCAAGAGCAGGGATGCACCCACTATGTTTGCGTGGGAGACATCGTCGGGTACAACGCCGATCCCGGTGAATGCCTCGACTACGTCCGCTCCCTCAACTGCCCGGTCGTCAAAGGCAACCACGACGAGGAAGCCACGCAGGACCGCACGCTGGACGAGCTGAATCCCCTGGCGGAAAGCGCCCTCCTCTGGACCCGGCAGAAGCTGACCGAGGACCAGAAGCAGTGGCTGCGTGAGCTCAAGCTGGTGCGCCAGGTGCGGGATTTCACCATCGTGCATGCCACCCTCGACTCCCCCGGAAGCTGGGCCTATGTGGCCAACCGGTTCGATGCGATGGCCAGCTTCAGCTACCAGTTCACCCAGCTCTGCTTCTACGGGCACACCCACGCCCCGCGCATTTACGAAAAGGACGATACCGTCCGCTGCCTGCGGGACACGGATACCACCCTCCGCCGCGGTGTGAAGTACTTCATCAACGTGGGCAGTGTGGGCCAGCCCCGCGATGGCGACTGGCGCTCCTCCTATGCCATCTATGACGTGGAAAAGCAGACGGTGAACATCCGCCGTCTGGAGTACGATCTGCGCACCACGCAGCAGAAAATCCGCGACGCCGGCCTGCCCACCATCCTGGCCGAGCGCCTCGCCTTGGGAAGATGA
- a CDS encoding glycosyltransferase family 9 protein: MSSSNGRVADLAQFRSVFLIKPSSLGDIVHTLPSAHFIKRAYPHLELRWMCNPEWMPLLEGNPDLTEVVPFPRGEFKGLAAVPRLYQWARALNAAPRTMPEITLDFQGLMRSALTSLARGTDPVIGMSDAREGAHLLYRRVVPVDKQDHAVDRYLTLVRALGIETAPADVEFPLPEGERPDAEHIPSDFILLHPYSRGAGKSLSAEVLQTLCDCFAPHPVVIAGRCGEPFQISGGHVTSLVNRTTLPGLVWLIRQSRACISVDSGPMHIASALQPRTLGIHTWSNPRRVGPYSSAAYVWKAGRIAHRHAFSDEEVRSKQMMDASAARRAADFVLQTWC, encoded by the coding sequence ATGAGCAGCAGCAACGGGCGGGTCGCAGATCTCGCACAGTTCCGTTCTGTGTTTCTCATCAAGCCCAGTTCGCTGGGAGACATTGTTCACACGCTTCCCTCTGCGCACTTCATCAAGCGCGCCTACCCGCATCTCGAGCTGCGCTGGATGTGCAATCCCGAATGGATGCCCCTGCTGGAGGGCAATCCGGATCTCACGGAAGTCGTCCCCTTCCCCCGTGGTGAATTCAAGGGCCTGGCCGCTGTGCCGAGGCTCTACCAATGGGCTCGTGCTCTCAATGCCGCACCGCGCACCATGCCGGAAATCACCCTGGATTTCCAGGGGCTGATGCGTAGCGCGCTCACCAGCCTGGCCAGGGGCACCGACCCCGTGATCGGCATGTCCGACGCACGAGAAGGCGCCCACCTGCTGTATCGCAGGGTGGTGCCGGTGGATAAGCAGGACCACGCCGTGGACCGCTACCTCACCCTGGTGCGTGCCCTGGGCATCGAAACTGCACCTGCCGACGTGGAATTTCCCCTGCCCGAGGGTGAGCGCCCGGATGCGGAACACATTCCCAGTGACTTCATCCTGCTGCACCCGTATTCGCGTGGAGCTGGGAAATCACTTTCCGCGGAAGTGCTGCAGACACTGTGCGACTGCTTCGCGCCGCACCCGGTTGTCATCGCTGGCAGATGTGGCGAACCGTTTCAAATCAGCGGTGGCCATGTGACCTCGCTGGTGAATCGCACCACGCTGCCCGGCCTTGTGTGGCTGATCCGGCAATCGCGCGCCTGCATCAGTGTGGACAGCGGTCCCATGCACATCGCCTCCGCACTGCAGCCGCGCACACTGGGCATCCATACCTGGAGCAATCCCCGGCGCGTGGGCCCCTACAGCAGCGCTGCCTACGTCTGGAAAGCGGGACGAATTGCCCACCGACACGCGTTTTCAGATGAAGAAGTGCGATCAAAGCAGATGATGGACGCCAGCGCAGCACGTCGCGCTGCGGACTTCGTGCTCCAGACCTGGTGCTAG
- a CDS encoding PrsW family glutamic-type intramembrane protease, which translates to MSQWRSRAFHLTRDRSFLLRVAGGIVTVCALISVSMLAVRGKVWPSPVMDPPTTEEIVQTYQSVQKDEYELLRESPNQEPARLMKWLFDLELLQGQTFDPTTLKFEGMELSALFHQHLESADQYQAFAAYTRYKFQKDVTARHKALDELIRIGLHDDAPRHSNELYAATQYRLQNLDEALQAWMRESRHFPDATASRENAFILAVRLKNSEALRELCSDQSFLKTIDAIGLRDAAKIIPDRKLLFQAMARITWERWMQGAALFLALLAAGIWYGILVYTGSREPYRWIRFLPAVFAGIVSVTVLLWFQQIIDYRMPTDGGGNAPTPTHSMMDWILNVGLPEEGVKALLFAFFLPVLLSNGSATKAALVGGCVGLGFALDENLLYFSMGGTTHALGRFLTANFLHIGLTGILGWGMYELFRSRFHKATEFLAVFLGVTLAHGLYDFTAVISNDAWGMSIMHTIILAAIAKYYLNLLHSPDERPAGWVFSRTSIFVWGIALLVGVMMMAATYQRHSIQGITDTLSTALSLAIVAIIFIREFREV; encoded by the coding sequence ATGTCCCAGTGGCGCTCCCGAGCTTTCCACCTGACGCGCGATCGCTCGTTCCTGCTCCGGGTGGCCGGGGGCATCGTGACCGTGTGCGCGCTAATCTCCGTGTCGATGCTGGCCGTGCGGGGAAAAGTATGGCCAAGCCCCGTCATGGATCCTCCCACGACGGAGGAAATCGTGCAGACCTACCAGTCCGTGCAGAAGGATGAGTACGAACTTCTGAGAGAATCGCCGAATCAGGAGCCCGCACGGCTCATGAAATGGCTGTTCGATCTGGAGTTGCTGCAAGGCCAGACCTTCGATCCCACCACCCTCAAGTTCGAGGGCATGGAGCTCTCGGCGCTTTTTCACCAGCATCTGGAGAGTGCGGATCAATATCAAGCATTCGCGGCGTACACCCGCTACAAATTTCAGAAGGATGTGACCGCCAGGCACAAGGCGTTGGATGAACTGATCCGAATCGGCCTCCATGACGATGCTCCACGTCACTCCAATGAACTCTATGCCGCGACCCAGTACCGGCTGCAAAACTTGGACGAGGCGCTTCAGGCCTGGATGCGGGAGAGCCGCCACTTTCCAGACGCCACCGCCTCTCGCGAAAATGCCTTCATCCTGGCGGTGCGGCTCAAGAATTCGGAGGCACTGAGGGAGCTCTGCAGTGATCAGTCCTTCCTCAAAACCATCGACGCCATCGGTCTGCGTGATGCCGCGAAGATCATCCCTGACCGGAAGCTGCTGTTTCAAGCCATGGCCCGCATCACCTGGGAGCGCTGGATGCAGGGTGCAGCGCTATTCCTCGCACTTCTCGCTGCCGGCATCTGGTACGGCATTCTCGTGTACACCGGAAGCCGCGAGCCGTACCGCTGGATTCGCTTCCTGCCCGCGGTCTTTGCCGGCATTGTCAGCGTAACGGTGTTGCTGTGGTTTCAGCAAATCATCGACTACCGCATGCCCACGGACGGCGGAGGCAATGCCCCCACTCCCACCCATTCCATGATGGACTGGATCCTGAACGTGGGCCTTCCAGAAGAAGGGGTGAAGGCGCTCCTGTTCGCCTTCTTCCTCCCCGTGTTGTTGAGCAACGGCTCTGCCACCAAAGCCGCCCTGGTCGGAGGCTGTGTGGGGCTTGGGTTCGCACTGGATGAGAACCTGCTCTACTTCTCCATGGGCGGCACCACTCACGCTTTGGGCAGGTTTCTCACCGCAAACTTCCTGCATATTGGCCTTACCGGCATTCTCGGCTGGGGAATGTACGAGCTCTTCCGCTCACGCTTCCACAAGGCGACCGAATTCCTCGCCGTATTCCTCGGAGTGACGCTGGCCCATGGGTTGTATGACTTCACCGCCGTCATTTCCAATGACGCGTGGGGCATGAGCATCATGCACACGATCATCCTCGCGGCGATCGCGAAGTATTATCTCAACCTGCTGCACTCCCCTGACGAACGTCCCGCGGGCTGGGTATTTTCCCGCACCTCGATCTTTGTCTGGGGCATCGCCTTGCTAGTGGGCGTGATGATGATGGCCGCCACCTACCAGCGCCACAGCATCCAGGGCATCACGGACACCCTCAGCACCGCTCTCAGCCTCGCCATCGTGGCCATCATCTTCATCCGCGAGTTCCGCGAGGTGTGA
- the ppdK gene encoding pyruvate, phosphate dikinase yields MAKKASKGSASKTKYVYFFGAGKADGNGSMKALLGGKGANLAEMSRIGLPVPPGYTISTDVCTYYYDNKHTYPASLQGEVEKGVAGMEKIMGCKFGDTKGMPLLLAVRSGARDSMPGMMDTILNLGLNDQTVLALVKATGNERFAWDCYRRFIQMYGDVVMGVQKRPDEDEDPFELVIHKLKHDHHEDDVDDAHLTVDDYKELVARFKKLVKDRTKKEFPTNPWDQLKGAVGAVFGSWNNDRAIVYRRKYNIPHEWGTAVNVQAMVFGNTGENSGSGVAFTRDPATGEKVFYGEFLINAQGEDVVAGVRTPSPVAELAAVMPAPYKELDRIRGVLESHFKDVQDFEFTIQDGKVFMLQTRNGKRTGVAAVRFAVEMEKEKLIDWQTAIRRVPADQLEQVLAPIFDSKAVKAAKSIASGLNAGPGAASGKIYFNSDRAAAAGEKGEKVLLVRNETSPEDIRGMLASEGILTLRGGVSSHAALVARQMGKVCVCGAADKTPDMSIDYEKRTLTVAGSTYKEGDFLSIDGSSGVVYEGSLPTAASEITQALVEGSAEAKEGRTFQNFQKLMTWCSKVTKLAVRTNADSPDQVENALAFGATGIGLCRTEHMFFEGDRIYAVREMIMSTDLEGRKKALAKLLPYQREDFTGIFKALKGLPATIRLLDPPLHEFLPKEDQENEMSDTVKKTGMTREFIVQRIHQLHEFNPMLGHRGCRLGIAYPEITEMQARAIFEAAVDVQKSGVKVKPEVMIPLVGFKKELDLQVEIVHAVAKAVMKERKAKIDYQVGTMIEVPRGAITADEIAETAQFFSFGTNDLTQTALGISRDDMGAFLTPYQENEVFKKNPFATLDQVGVGSLMKIAVEKGRTTKPDLKLGICGEHGGDPDSVKFCHRLGLNYVSCSPYRVPIARLAAAQAALEEAAASQKDVRVSAGSKPAVKARSGGKATVDKKTATKNTKTRNKPMAKKAAKKAAKKPAKKAAKKAKKK; encoded by the coding sequence ATGGCAAAAAAAGCATCCAAAGGTAGCGCAAGCAAAACCAAATACGTATATTTCTTCGGAGCGGGCAAGGCGGATGGGAATGGAAGCATGAAGGCCCTCCTGGGCGGCAAGGGTGCGAACCTCGCGGAAATGAGCCGCATCGGTCTCCCAGTGCCTCCCGGATATACGATCAGCACGGACGTCTGCACGTACTACTACGACAACAAGCACACCTATCCCGCTTCCCTCCAGGGTGAAGTGGAAAAGGGTGTCGCAGGCATGGAAAAGATCATGGGCTGCAAGTTCGGCGATACCAAGGGTATGCCGCTCCTGCTGGCCGTGCGCTCCGGTGCACGTGACTCCATGCCGGGCATGATGGACACCATCCTCAACCTGGGTCTCAACGATCAGACGGTGCTTGCGCTGGTGAAGGCCACGGGCAACGAGCGTTTCGCCTGGGACTGCTACCGCCGTTTCATCCAGATGTACGGTGACGTGGTGATGGGTGTGCAGAAGCGCCCTGATGAAGACGAAGATCCCTTCGAGCTCGTCATTCACAAGCTCAAGCATGACCACCATGAAGACGACGTGGATGACGCCCACCTGACCGTGGACGACTACAAGGAACTCGTCGCCCGCTTCAAGAAGCTGGTGAAGGATCGCACCAAGAAGGAATTCCCGACCAATCCCTGGGACCAGCTCAAGGGCGCCGTGGGCGCTGTGTTCGGCTCCTGGAACAACGACCGCGCGATCGTGTATCGCCGCAAGTACAACATCCCGCACGAGTGGGGCACGGCTGTGAACGTGCAGGCCATGGTCTTCGGCAACACGGGTGAAAACTCCGGTTCCGGTGTGGCATTCACACGTGACCCCGCCACTGGCGAGAAGGTGTTCTACGGTGAGTTCCTCATCAATGCCCAGGGTGAAGACGTCGTCGCCGGCGTGCGCACCCCGAGCCCCGTGGCCGAGCTGGCCGCTGTGATGCCTGCTCCTTATAAGGAGCTTGACCGCATCCGTGGCGTGCTGGAGTCCCACTTCAAGGATGTGCAGGACTTTGAGTTCACCATCCAGGACGGCAAGGTGTTCATGCTCCAGACCCGTAACGGCAAGCGTACCGGCGTCGCCGCTGTCCGCTTCGCAGTGGAAATGGAGAAGGAAAAGCTCATCGACTGGCAGACCGCGATCCGTCGCGTGCCCGCCGACCAGCTTGAGCAGGTGCTCGCTCCCATCTTCGACTCCAAGGCGGTGAAGGCTGCCAAGTCGATCGCCAGCGGTCTGAACGCTGGTCCTGGCGCAGCCAGCGGCAAGATCTACTTCAACTCGGATCGTGCGGCAGCCGCCGGCGAGAAGGGTGAGAAAGTCCTCCTCGTTCGTAACGAAACCTCCCCGGAAGACATCCGCGGCATGCTGGCCTCCGAAGGCATCCTCACCCTCCGTGGTGGTGTGTCCTCCCACGCCGCTCTCGTCGCCCGTCAGATGGGCAAGGTGTGCGTCTGCGGCGCGGCCGACAAGACTCCGGACATGAGCATCGACTACGAAAAGCGCACGCTGACCGTGGCCGGCTCGACCTACAAGGAAGGTGACTTCCTCTCGATCGATGGTTCCTCCGGTGTGGTGTATGAAGGCAGCCTGCCGACCGCCGCTTCGGAAATCACCCAGGCGCTTGTCGAAGGCAGCGCGGAAGCGAAGGAAGGCCGTACCTTCCAGAACTTCCAGAAGCTCATGACCTGGTGCTCGAAGGTGACCAAGCTCGCCGTGCGCACCAATGCGGACAGCCCCGACCAGGTGGAGAACGCTCTTGCGTTCGGCGCTACTGGCATCGGTCTCTGCCGTACGGAGCACATGTTCTTCGAAGGTGATCGCATCTACGCAGTGCGTGAGATGATCATGTCCACCGACCTCGAAGGCCGTAAGAAGGCATTGGCGAAGCTTCTTCCGTATCAGCGCGAAGACTTCACCGGCATCTTCAAGGCTCTCAAGGGTCTTCCTGCCACCATCCGTCTGCTTGACCCTCCTCTCCATGAATTCCTCCCGAAGGAAGACCAGGAGAACGAGATGAGCGACACGGTGAAGAAGACTGGCATGACTCGCGAGTTCATCGTGCAGCGCATCCATCAGCTTCATGAATTCAACCCGATGCTTGGTCACCGCGGTTGTCGCCTTGGCATTGCCTATCCGGAAATCACGGAGATGCAGGCCCGCGCAATTTTTGAAGCAGCAGTTGACGTCCAGAAATCTGGCGTCAAAGTGAAGCCCGAAGTAATGATTCCTCTTGTTGGCTTCAAGAAGGAACTCGACTTGCAGGTCGAGATCGTGCATGCTGTCGCGAAAGCAGTCATGAAAGAGCGCAAGGCGAAGATCGACTACCAAGTCGGCACGATGATTGAAGTGCCGCGCGGAGCCATCACCGCTGACGAGATCGCCGAGACAGCACAGTTCTTCAGCTTTGGTACCAACGACCTCACGCAGACTGCCCTTGGCATCAGCCGTGACGACATGGGTGCGTTCCTCACTCCGTACCAGGAGAACGAGGTGTTCAAGAAGAATCCTTTTGCGACCCTTGACCAGGTTGGCGTCGGCTCTCTGATGAAGATTGCCGTGGAGAAAGGCCGTACCACCAAGCCCGACCTCAAGCTCGGGATCTGCGGTGAGCACGGTGGTGATCCTGACAGCGTGAAGTTCTGTCACCGCCTTGGTTTGAACTACGTGAGCTGCAGCCCGTACCGCGTTCCGATCGCGCGGTTGGCAGCAGCCCAGGCAGCGCTTGAAGAAGCGGCCGCCTCGCAAAAAGATGTCCGTGTCAGTGCTGGATCCAAGCCCGCCGTGAAGGCGCGCTCGGGAGGCAAGGCCACGGTCGATAAGAAAACAGCAACCAAAAATACTAAAACGAGGAACAAACCTATGGCCAAGAAAGCCGCTAAGAAAGCCGCCAAGAAGCCCGCGAAGAAAGCCGCTAAAAAAGCGAAGAAGAAGTAA
- a CDS encoding prepilin-type N-terminal cleavage/methylation domain-containing protein, with amino-acid sequence MKHQHPTSLQPRGFTLIEMLVVIGIIAILATIAVPAGQAVLRKARELQAKAQMQGVVLAVKAYQTEYSRLPATESPPPTEDNTEGYDTSSEDGKGIIAVLTGKNTTLNPRTIPFYEPPAAKKGGGGYSEADGLVDIWGKNGYTIVLDYDGDGQITSPYSDGDDAKVSSSVIIYCAGQDKKLDVGSSTKSDDLKSWE; translated from the coding sequence ATGAAGCACCAACACCCCACTTCCCTGCAACCACGGGGATTCACCTTGATCGAAATGCTGGTCGTGATCGGCATCATCGCCATCCTGGCCACCATCGCCGTTCCTGCCGGACAGGCGGTGTTGAGGAAGGCACGCGAACTTCAGGCCAAGGCACAAATGCAAGGTGTCGTCCTGGCGGTAAAAGCCTATCAAACGGAGTACAGCCGCCTGCCCGCGACTGAATCCCCACCCCCCACCGAAGACAATACCGAAGGGTATGATACCTCGAGTGAAGACGGCAAAGGCATCATCGCCGTCCTGACTGGGAAGAACACGACGTTGAATCCTCGCACCATCCCCTTCTACGAGCCCCCAGCAGCCAAAAAAGGCGGTGGCGGCTACTCCGAGGCTGATGGCTTGGTCGATATTTGGGGCAAGAACGGTTACACGATCGTCCTCGACTACGACGGCGACGGCCAAATCACCAGCCCCTATTCTGACGGGGATGACGCCAAAGTCTCCTCGAGTGTCATCATCTACTGCGCTGGGCAGGACAAGAAATTGGATGTGGGGAGCTCGACCAAGTCGGATGACCTCAAGAGCTGGGAATAA
- a CDS encoding EamA family transporter → MKLWVVYALISMVFAGLTSVIAKIGLAGVSAELGIAIRTCFVFAFVLLFSVFAIQPSQLNTLTGNNYLWLGISAATTTVSWIFYYKAIKDGEVSTVALIDKGSVVVAVLLAFVILQEKITLRTIAGSMLIVSGLLVSAKK, encoded by the coding sequence ATGAAACTGTGGGTAGTATATGCCTTGATCTCGATGGTCTTTGCCGGCCTGACCTCGGTAATTGCAAAGATTGGATTGGCTGGAGTGTCTGCGGAATTGGGCATTGCCATCAGGACCTGTTTCGTTTTTGCCTTCGTGCTGCTCTTCAGCGTATTCGCCATCCAGCCCAGCCAGCTAAACACGCTGACAGGTAATAACTATCTCTGGCTGGGCATCTCCGCCGCAACCACGACGGTGTCCTGGATCTTCTACTACAAAGCGATCAAGGATGGGGAAGTCTCCACGGTGGCATTGATTGACAAGGGAAGCGTCGTTGTTGCGGTACTACTGGCCTTCGTGATACTTCAGGAGAAGATCACATTGAGGACCATTGCTGGAAGCATGCTCATCGTCTCAGGCCTGTTGGTGAGCGCGAAGAAATGA
- a CDS encoding response regulator transcription factor: MRILLAEDEKKLAGFITKALRECGYAVDEAYDGPQALELATTKSYDTIILDLMLPGRDGLSVLKLLRLQQIATPVLILTARGEVSERIEGLELGADDYMGKPFSMRELLARVAALLRRGSTDRNMLLQVDDLSLNMMTREVTRAGRCIQLALREFALLEFLMRQPGKVHTRTSLCEHVWGYHFDTRTNVVEVYIQRLRRKIEVEGERKLLQTIRGVGYVFRGGAE, encoded by the coding sequence ATGCGCATCCTCCTCGCTGAAGACGAGAAAAAACTGGCAGGCTTTATCACGAAGGCCCTCCGGGAGTGTGGGTATGCTGTGGACGAAGCGTATGACGGCCCTCAGGCGTTGGAGTTGGCCACAACCAAGTCGTACGACACGATCATCCTGGACCTCATGCTGCCAGGTCGGGACGGACTGAGCGTCCTCAAACTGCTGAGGTTGCAGCAAATCGCCACGCCGGTCCTTATATTGACGGCCAGGGGAGAGGTGTCCGAGAGAATCGAAGGTCTCGAGCTCGGCGCCGATGACTACATGGGAAAGCCGTTTTCCATGCGTGAGTTGCTTGCCAGGGTGGCCGCCCTGCTCAGGCGCGGTTCTACAGACCGAAACATGCTCCTTCAGGTGGACGACCTTAGCTTGAACATGATGACGCGAGAAGTCACCAGGGCTGGCCGATGCATCCAACTGGCTTTGCGAGAATTCGCGCTTCTTGAGTTCCTCATGCGCCAGCCGGGAAAGGTGCACACACGCACCAGCCTCTGCGAACATGTCTGGGGGTACCACTTTGACACCCGTACCAATGTTGTTGAAGTCTATATCCAGCGACTGAGACGAAAAATTGAGGTCGAAGGAGAACGCAAGTTGCTGCAAACCATCCGAGGCGTGGGCTACGTGTTCAGAGGAGGTGCAGAGTGA
- a CDS encoding HAMP domain-containing sensor histidine kinase: MKKLPLGIKISIWSALVVAVAMGVLGAFTLLFLEHRKTETFDERLRQTCEHYIDQFVLHGSDLAWVESHEIVEIFHPAGTPERFLEITGPDGSILYHTENLTGKRSDWPGAGNHHLVVNGIPTRVAVVSGSGLTIRFAMDMRAISELTWDLAMAYLIAFPFVMAGAWFGGQLIAHKALAPVREVTAAAAQITALNLSRKLPSPGVDDEIGRLTTVLNEMFNRLEVSFRQATRFSADASHELKTPLTVLRSGIEDLLDSKNLPPSAQIALASLLEQTTFLGSIIENLLLLSRMDARQFKLDFVQQDIVETLSACVEDARIMAEPYGLTVQSDLPAALSVPVDRGRLTQIVLNLLDNAIKYNEPHGTVAVKASSSDSFCRITIANTGSANHESNPNLLFERFYRAEHVAEKPGTGLGLSLARELARAHGGDVVLVRSDGKWTEFALTLPLQARQTVA; encoded by the coding sequence GTGAAAAAGCTGCCCTTGGGAATCAAAATTTCCATCTGGTCGGCGCTGGTTGTGGCCGTGGCTATGGGGGTGCTGGGAGCGTTTACGTTGCTGTTTCTTGAGCATCGCAAAACAGAGACATTTGACGAGCGACTGAGGCAGACCTGTGAGCATTACATTGACCAGTTCGTCCTCCATGGCTCGGATCTGGCCTGGGTGGAGAGCCACGAAATCGTGGAGATTTTTCATCCTGCCGGCACGCCGGAGAGGTTCCTTGAAATCACTGGACCCGACGGCTCGATCCTCTACCACACCGAGAATCTCACGGGCAAACGGTCCGACTGGCCAGGGGCAGGCAATCACCACCTCGTGGTGAATGGGATTCCGACCAGAGTGGCAGTGGTATCAGGTTCGGGGTTGACCATACGCTTCGCCATGGACATGCGGGCGATCTCAGAACTCACCTGGGACCTTGCGATGGCCTACCTCATCGCGTTCCCATTCGTGATGGCAGGAGCCTGGTTTGGAGGACAACTCATCGCCCACAAAGCACTGGCTCCTGTGCGTGAGGTCACAGCTGCGGCAGCGCAGATCACGGCATTGAACCTGAGCCGGAAACTTCCTTCACCCGGGGTGGATGACGAAATAGGCCGCCTCACCACCGTGCTCAATGAGATGTTCAACCGGCTGGAAGTGAGTTTCAGGCAGGCCACCCGCTTCAGCGCAGATGCATCTCACGAGCTCAAGACTCCCCTCACCGTACTGAGGTCAGGAATTGAAGACCTGCTGGACAGCAAAAATCTGCCCCCAAGTGCGCAGATCGCTCTCGCGTCCCTGCTGGAACAAACCACGTTCCTGGGTTCCATCATCGAGAACTTGCTGCTCCTGTCACGGATGGATGCACGGCAGTTCAAGCTCGACTTTGTACAGCAGGACATTGTGGAGACACTTTCCGCCTGTGTGGAGGATGCCCGGATCATGGCAGAGCCGTACGGTCTTACCGTGCAGTCGGACCTCCCAGCGGCCCTCTCAGTTCCAGTGGATCGGGGCCGGCTGACACAGATCGTGCTCAATCTCCTGGACAACGCCATCAAGTACAACGAGCCGCACGGCACGGTAGCAGTGAAGGCTTCCAGCAGCGATAGCTTCTGCAGGATCACCATCGCGAACACGGGCTCTGCAAATCACGAATCGAATCCCAATCTTCTCTTCGAACGCTTCTATCGTGCTGAACACGTGGCCGAGAAACCTGGTACCGGCCTTGGTCTCAGTCTGGCGCGTGAGCTTGCCCGAGCTCACGGCGGGGATGTGGTTCTCGTCCGCTCTGATGGCAAATGGACTGAGTTTGCTCTCACGCTTCCGTTGCAGGCGCGGCAGACCGTAGCATAG